The proteins below come from a single Branchiostoma floridae strain S238N-H82 chromosome 5, Bfl_VNyyK, whole genome shotgun sequence genomic window:
- the LOC118416019 gene encoding optineurin-like isoform X1, with the protein MSGTPSPKGSLASSQRSAGSGQSSSSDFEILSRPPSYQNGSPTPNGDIPSEFSMNAGEMQSYMTELLKDNNSLRDTIRQNNEDMRQKIKDLEVWKEKQKQNQALIVGKFTEAREKVLSLRKENSRLKADVAQLQKTGAGDGKVTQGQGDVSLSQVVSKLREENDQLLTEKETLNKTIQMLTGEIGKMQLKLEEKHSEQEVVLVQSPPSQGSDTSTGSSLAQQVEEYRLKCEQMSSEVTHFQSLTAKLQEDTKEITAVRDQLAQENQVLKSKLEAELEQMKSEMKTLKQANERLQLEKADLVAMNNEMQASLQLYKAGTPPSSHSTPTGSFVKVEAEVKQGPQVQAAIAEAAEEDITVSIEERLSIHPEEQRVRYEDTIAQFTAVARQISEAEHHKKKTETTVHDLLIQLQEERTRGLDISGQLETARKEREELEARVQDLAEQLRQHSADKDSTVEQMKQQHQSEVDNLMQQLDGMKAALEAARTPGQQLQVGEDIQVLKSQVLSLVAELRETERKLHAATQHVGSYKDRSLTLEQKLNMMQDEMDEQRRRDDALIDGLRMELGNMESALNMERQASHMDKRTMAELRSRYEILFQDYDELLKINTELQAKTTELQAKTTQAAPPGQVKEMREQVDNLTAQVISAEDALRDREDKLKRLTQEISQMRKDMEEVPVLKAQADVFRQDFEAEREARQKAHGDMQTLEQQNQELQLENQQLRDEMEVYTRNALGEMQRRHGGAPQIGPPSPPANVPRANPPPMEYAGNYGYPRGYPYPGPHEDFFYDGQMGNNDPLQPMNMAQPRVQNFQQAVPAIPRPASPDTEEKSCPKCNNVFPDLDTLQIHVMECLDN; encoded by the exons ATGTCAGGGACACCCTCACCCAAAGGGTCACTAGCCTCGTCCCAGAGGTCAGCGGGGAGTGGACAATCCTCCTCGTCAGACTTTGAGATCCTGTCCAGACCACCGTCCTACCAGAACGGTTCCCCCACACCCAATGGAGACATTCCATCCGAGTTCTCCATGAACGCAGGGGAGATGCAGTCTTACATGACAGAGCTGCTGAAGGATAACAACAGTCTCAGAG ATACGATCCGTCAGAACAATGAGGACATGCGGCAGAAGATTAAGGACCTGGAGGTATGGAAGGAGAAACAGAAGCAGAATCAGGCCCTGATCGTCGGGAAGTTCACAGAGGCCAGGGAGAAGGTCCTGTCTCTGAGGAAGGAGAACTCCAGACTGAAGGCAGACGTGGCACAGTTACAGAAGACAGGAGCAGGGGATGGGAAGGTCACACAGGGACAG GGAGATGTCAGTCTGTCACAAGTTGTGTCCAAGTTAAGAGAAGAAAATGATCAGTTGCTGACTGAGAAAGAGACGCTGAACAAGACAATACAGATGTTGACTGGGGAGATTGGGAAGATGCAGCTTAAACTGGAAGAGAAGCATTCAGAGCAGGAG GTGGTACTGGTTCAAAGCCCGCCCTCCCAGGGTTCAGACACCAGCACAGGCAGTTCGTTGGCCCAGCAGGTAGAGGAGTACAGACTGAAGTGTGAGCAGATGTCATCAGAGGTGACCCACTTCCAATCCCTCACTGCCAAACTGCAGGAGGATACCAAGGAGATAACTGCAGTTAGAGACCAGCTGGCACAGGAGAACCAG gttttgaaGTCCAAACTTGAAGCTGAACTTGAGCAGATGAAATCTGAGATGAAGACGTTGAAGCAGGCCAATGAGAGACTCCAGCTGGAGAAGGCAGACCTTGTTGCCATGAACAATGagatgcag GCCAGTCTCCAGCTGTACAAGGCAGGTACCCCACCGTCCTCCCACTCTACTCCTACTGGGTCCTTTGTGAAGGTGGAAGCAGAGGTGAAGCAGGGACCACAGGTGCAGGCAGCCATAGCAGAGGCTGCAGAAG AAGACATCACAGTCAGCATTGAGGAGAGACTGTCCATCCACCCTGAGGAACAGCGTGTCCGGTATGAGGACACCATCGCACAGTTCACCGCTGTGGCCAGGCAGATCTCAGAGGCAGAGCATCACAAGAAGAAGACAGAAACCACAGTTCATGACTTGCTCATCCAGCTACAG GAGGAGAGAACCCGAGGACTGGACATATCAGGACAGCTGGAGACAGCCAGGAAGGAGAGGGAGGAGCTGGAGGCCAGGGTACAGGACTTGGCAGAACAGCTCAGACAGCATAGTGCTGACAAGGACAGCACAGTAGAGCAGATGAAACAGCAGCATCAGAGCGAG GTGGATAACCTGATGCAGCAGCTGGACGGCATGAAGGCGGCCCTGGAGGCAGCGCGCACACCTGGGCAGCAGCTGCAGGTGGGGGAGGACATCCAGGTGCTGAAGTCGCAGGTGCTGTCCCTGGTGGCAGAGCTGAGGGAGACGGAGCGCAAGCTGCACGCAGCTACACAGCATGTGGGCAGCTACAAGGACAG gtcattgaccctaGAGCAGAAGCTGAACATGATGCAGGATGAGATGGATGAGCAGCGTCGCCGTGACGATGCTTTGATTGATGGCTTGAGGATGGAGCTAGGCAACATGGAGTCTGCACTAAACATGGAGCGGCAGGCCTCCCACATGGACAA ACGCACTATGGCAGAGCTGAGGTCCCGGTATGAGATCCTGTTCCAAGACTACGATGAACTGTTGAAGATCAACACAGAACTACAGGCCAAAACTACAGAGCTACAGGCCAAGACTACACAG GCTGCTCCACCTGGCCAGGTGAAGGAGATGAGAGAACAGGTGGACAACCTGACAGCACAGGTCATCTCTGCGGAGGACGCCCTCCGAGATCGGGAGGACAAACTCAAACGTCTGACACAGGAGATCAGCCAGATGAGGAAGGACATGGAGGAGGTACCGGTCCTTAAGGCACAG GCCGACGTGTTCAGACAGGACTTCGAGGCGGAGCGGGAGGCACGACAGAAGGCGCACGGCGACATGCAGACCCTGGAGCAGCAGAACCAGGAACTGCAGCTGGAGAACCAGCAGCTCAGGGATGAGATGGAAGTCTACACCAG GAATGCCCTTGGTGAGATGCAGCGTCGGCATGGCGGGGCACCACAGATAGGCCCACCCAGCCCGCCTGCCAATGTGCCTCGCGCCAACCCCCCTCCCATGGAGTACGCTGGGAACTATGGGTACCCACGGGGGTACCCCTACCCTGGTCCACACGAGGACTTCTTCTATGATGGACAGATGGGGAATAATGACCCCCTACAGCCAATGAACATGGCACAGCCCAGAGTGCAGAATTTTCAACAGGCAGTACCG GCCATCCCAAGACCAGCATCCCCAGACACAGAGGAGAAGAGCTGTCCCAAGTGTAACAATGTGTTCCCAGACCTGGATACACTGCAGATCCATGTCATGGAGTGTCTGGACAACTGA
- the LOC118416019 gene encoding optineurin-like isoform X2, protein MSGTPSPKGSLASSQRSAGSGQSSSSDFEILSRPPSYQNGSPTPNGDIPSEFSMNAGEMQSYMTELLKDNNSLRDTIRQNNEDMRQKIKDLEVWKEKQKQNQALIVGKFTEAREKVLSLRKENSRLKADVAQLQKTGAGDGKVTQGQGDVSLSQVVSKLREENDQLLTEKETLNKTIQMLTGEIGKMQLKLEEKHSEQEVVLVQSPPSQGSDTSTGSSLAQQVEEYRLKCEQMSSEVTHFQSLTAKLQEDTKEITAVRDQLAQENQVLKSKLEAELEQMKSEMKTLKQANERLQLEKADLVAMNNEMQASLQLYKAGTPPSSHSTPTGSFVKVEAEVKQGPQVQAAIAEAAEDITVSIEERLSIHPEEQRVRYEDTIAQFTAVARQISEAEHHKKKTETTVHDLLIQLQEERTRGLDISGQLETARKEREELEARVQDLAEQLRQHSADKDSTVEQMKQQHQSEVDNLMQQLDGMKAALEAARTPGQQLQVGEDIQVLKSQVLSLVAELRETERKLHAATQHVGSYKDRSLTLEQKLNMMQDEMDEQRRRDDALIDGLRMELGNMESALNMERQASHMDKRTMAELRSRYEILFQDYDELLKINTELQAKTTELQAKTTQAAPPGQVKEMREQVDNLTAQVISAEDALRDREDKLKRLTQEISQMRKDMEEVPVLKAQADVFRQDFEAEREARQKAHGDMQTLEQQNQELQLENQQLRDEMEVYTRNALGEMQRRHGGAPQIGPPSPPANVPRANPPPMEYAGNYGYPRGYPYPGPHEDFFYDGQMGNNDPLQPMNMAQPRVQNFQQAVPAIPRPASPDTEEKSCPKCNNVFPDLDTLQIHVMECLDN, encoded by the exons ATGTCAGGGACACCCTCACCCAAAGGGTCACTAGCCTCGTCCCAGAGGTCAGCGGGGAGTGGACAATCCTCCTCGTCAGACTTTGAGATCCTGTCCAGACCACCGTCCTACCAGAACGGTTCCCCCACACCCAATGGAGACATTCCATCCGAGTTCTCCATGAACGCAGGGGAGATGCAGTCTTACATGACAGAGCTGCTGAAGGATAACAACAGTCTCAGAG ATACGATCCGTCAGAACAATGAGGACATGCGGCAGAAGATTAAGGACCTGGAGGTATGGAAGGAGAAACAGAAGCAGAATCAGGCCCTGATCGTCGGGAAGTTCACAGAGGCCAGGGAGAAGGTCCTGTCTCTGAGGAAGGAGAACTCCAGACTGAAGGCAGACGTGGCACAGTTACAGAAGACAGGAGCAGGGGATGGGAAGGTCACACAGGGACAG GGAGATGTCAGTCTGTCACAAGTTGTGTCCAAGTTAAGAGAAGAAAATGATCAGTTGCTGACTGAGAAAGAGACGCTGAACAAGACAATACAGATGTTGACTGGGGAGATTGGGAAGATGCAGCTTAAACTGGAAGAGAAGCATTCAGAGCAGGAG GTGGTACTGGTTCAAAGCCCGCCCTCCCAGGGTTCAGACACCAGCACAGGCAGTTCGTTGGCCCAGCAGGTAGAGGAGTACAGACTGAAGTGTGAGCAGATGTCATCAGAGGTGACCCACTTCCAATCCCTCACTGCCAAACTGCAGGAGGATACCAAGGAGATAACTGCAGTTAGAGACCAGCTGGCACAGGAGAACCAG gttttgaaGTCCAAACTTGAAGCTGAACTTGAGCAGATGAAATCTGAGATGAAGACGTTGAAGCAGGCCAATGAGAGACTCCAGCTGGAGAAGGCAGACCTTGTTGCCATGAACAATGagatgcag GCCAGTCTCCAGCTGTACAAGGCAGGTACCCCACCGTCCTCCCACTCTACTCCTACTGGGTCCTTTGTGAAGGTGGAAGCAGAGGTGAAGCAGGGACCACAGGTGCAGGCAGCCATAGCAGAGGCTGCAGAAG ACATCACAGTCAGCATTGAGGAGAGACTGTCCATCCACCCTGAGGAACAGCGTGTCCGGTATGAGGACACCATCGCACAGTTCACCGCTGTGGCCAGGCAGATCTCAGAGGCAGAGCATCACAAGAAGAAGACAGAAACCACAGTTCATGACTTGCTCATCCAGCTACAG GAGGAGAGAACCCGAGGACTGGACATATCAGGACAGCTGGAGACAGCCAGGAAGGAGAGGGAGGAGCTGGAGGCCAGGGTACAGGACTTGGCAGAACAGCTCAGACAGCATAGTGCTGACAAGGACAGCACAGTAGAGCAGATGAAACAGCAGCATCAGAGCGAG GTGGATAACCTGATGCAGCAGCTGGACGGCATGAAGGCGGCCCTGGAGGCAGCGCGCACACCTGGGCAGCAGCTGCAGGTGGGGGAGGACATCCAGGTGCTGAAGTCGCAGGTGCTGTCCCTGGTGGCAGAGCTGAGGGAGACGGAGCGCAAGCTGCACGCAGCTACACAGCATGTGGGCAGCTACAAGGACAG gtcattgaccctaGAGCAGAAGCTGAACATGATGCAGGATGAGATGGATGAGCAGCGTCGCCGTGACGATGCTTTGATTGATGGCTTGAGGATGGAGCTAGGCAACATGGAGTCTGCACTAAACATGGAGCGGCAGGCCTCCCACATGGACAA ACGCACTATGGCAGAGCTGAGGTCCCGGTATGAGATCCTGTTCCAAGACTACGATGAACTGTTGAAGATCAACACAGAACTACAGGCCAAAACTACAGAGCTACAGGCCAAGACTACACAG GCTGCTCCACCTGGCCAGGTGAAGGAGATGAGAGAACAGGTGGACAACCTGACAGCACAGGTCATCTCTGCGGAGGACGCCCTCCGAGATCGGGAGGACAAACTCAAACGTCTGACACAGGAGATCAGCCAGATGAGGAAGGACATGGAGGAGGTACCGGTCCTTAAGGCACAG GCCGACGTGTTCAGACAGGACTTCGAGGCGGAGCGGGAGGCACGACAGAAGGCGCACGGCGACATGCAGACCCTGGAGCAGCAGAACCAGGAACTGCAGCTGGAGAACCAGCAGCTCAGGGATGAGATGGAAGTCTACACCAG GAATGCCCTTGGTGAGATGCAGCGTCGGCATGGCGGGGCACCACAGATAGGCCCACCCAGCCCGCCTGCCAATGTGCCTCGCGCCAACCCCCCTCCCATGGAGTACGCTGGGAACTATGGGTACCCACGGGGGTACCCCTACCCTGGTCCACACGAGGACTTCTTCTATGATGGACAGATGGGGAATAATGACCCCCTACAGCCAATGAACATGGCACAGCCCAGAGTGCAGAATTTTCAACAGGCAGTACCG GCCATCCCAAGACCAGCATCCCCAGACACAGAGGAGAAGAGCTGTCCCAAGTGTAACAATGTGTTCCCAGACCTGGATACACTGCAGATCCATGTCATGGAGTGTCTGGACAACTGA
- the LOC118416020 gene encoding mitochondrial inner membrane protease ATP23 homolog, producing MYKDRHFSCEPCSYQVAGGFDPQANQVVLCQNIISSQGMMNRVLTHELIHAFDHCRGKVDWYNNLQHVACSEIRAANLSGDCSFSGELRRLQLKGVKKHHQTCVWQRAKDSVKVVRNCTDEEAARAVDSVWDTCFNDLAPFHKIPRNKKDAIRAARFRYDYDI from the exons ATGTACAAGGACCGACACTTCTCCTGTGAACCCTGCAGCTATCAGGTGGCAGGAGGATTTGATCCTCAAGCTAATCAG GTTGTCCTGTGCCAGAACATCATCAGTTCCCAGGGCATGATGAACAGGGTGCTGACACATGAGCTCATCCATGCCTTCGACCACTGCCGTGGGAAAGTGGACTGGTACAACAACCTCCAACATGTCGCCTGCTCCGAG ATCCGAGCAGCCAACTTGAGTGGGGACTGCAGTTTCTCTGGGGAGTTGAGGAGATTGCAGCTCAAAGGTGTTAAAAAACACCATCAG ACCTGTGTGTGGCAGCGTGCGAAGGACTCGGTGAAGGTGGTGAGAAACTgtacagatgaggaggcagccAGAGCGGTGGACTCAGTCTGGGACACTTGCTTTAATGACCTGGCTCCGTTCCACAAGATCCCGAGGAACAAGAAAGATGCTATAAGGGCAGCCAGGTTTAGATATGACTATGACATATAA